A single genomic interval of Centropristis striata isolate RG_2023a ecotype Rhode Island chromosome 8, C.striata_1.0, whole genome shotgun sequence harbors:
- the wdr73 gene encoding WD repeat-containing protein 73: protein MLQKRDAEMEETEYEDILDDWFIESLKTYKDLHVYQLEHPTQVIEWTSGKTVCVAGYSPAKNEILELHLPPKLFADENKGLCAERDFKVVHGGFTDGPVRCLRHVPGTRCVVTNDGRSSYLQVWTVGGDDSEVIRRTGSIEGRSRRSRSVSEGGSRIAARRPSLVLHGGQSDDVQLTQLTSGQILYTLETDSVDPVSSLHFVSDAVFLAGCCNGNVYVADTRTSAAPQLSPPPPGDAALWWTEASPSPCRVLRLSSSGQAEVSDLRNLRSAVSRAQLDVQSRTCSLYDVTVSWAPALHGCMAVSGFSGSVQIYDTSVWRSELQEVRPLFQHRGHAVSSQSESVSSQSESVSSQSEDAVSVSSHVWHPERPRTLLSAASDGSVHVWDWVDQSAAS, encoded by the exons ATGCTGCAGAAACGTGATGCTGAGATGGAAGAAACAGAATATGAAGATATTTTAGACGACTGGTTCATCGAGTCCCTGAAAAC GTACAAAGATCTTCACGTGTATCAGCTGGAACATCCCACACAGGTCATCGAGTGGACGTCTGGGAAAA CCGTGTGTGTCGCAGGGTACAGTCCGGCTAAAAATGAAATCCTGGAGCTTCATCTGCCTCCGAAACTGTTCGCTGATgaaaataag GGTCTCTGTGCAGAAAGGGACTTCAAAGTTGTCCATGGTGGGTTCACAGACGGTCCAGTCCGCTGCCTCCGACACGTCCCGGGAACACG gtgtGTTGTTACCAACGACGGGCGGAGCTCCTACCTGCAGGTTTGGACCGTCGGAGGAGACGACAGCG AGGTGATCAGGAGAACGGGGAGCATCgaggggaggagcaggaggagcaggagtgtTTCAGAAGGAGGCAGCAGGATCGCAGCTCGCCGTCCGTCACTCGTTCTCCACGGAGGTCAGAGCGACGACGTCCAGCTGACTCAGCTGACCTCGGGTCAGATTCTCTACACACTCG AAACAGACTCAGTGGATCCTGTGAGTTCTCTACATTTCGTGAGCGACGCCGTTTTCCTCGCCGGCTGCTGTAACGGGAACGTTTACGTCGCTGACACTCGGACGTCTGCTGCTCCTCAgctttcacctcctcctccaggagaCGCTGCCCTCTGGTGGACGGAGGCCTCCCCGTCCCCCTGCAGGGTGCTCAGGCTCTCCTCTTCTGGACAGGCGGAGGTTTCAGACCTGAGGAACCTCCGATCAGCTGTGAGTCGAGCTCAGCTGGACGTCCAATCACGGACCTGCAGCCTGTATGATGTCACGGTGTCCTGGGCTCCGGCGCTGCACGGCTGCATGGCGGTGTCAG gtttcagtgGATCGGTTCAGATATACGACACGTCAGTCTGGAGGTCGGAGCTGCAGGAGGTCCGACCTCTGTTCCAGCACCGTGGCCACGCCGTCTCCTCCCAGTCTGAGTCCGTCTCCTCCCAGTCTGAGTCCGTCTCCTCCCAGTCTGAGGACGCCGTCTCCGTCTCCTCCCACGTCTGGCACCCCGAGCGGCCGAGGACGCTGCTGTCTGCCGCCTCGGACGGCTCCGTCCACGTCTGGGACTGGGTCGACCAATCGGCTGCCAGCTGA